In the genome of Epinephelus moara isolate mb chromosome 14, YSFRI_EMoa_1.0, whole genome shotgun sequence, the window TAACATGACACATTCATGAAGTCAAGTATCAGAGTCTGTTAATTATCTGAGAGATgtgcaaaaaagcaaaatagTTTCAGTGCATAAAACGATCATCTGTAAAATCAAACCCAGCTCAGATTAttgttgcattcatgtgctgTCAGAATAATCAGAAAATATTTCCCCGACATTATTTAGGTACTTTATAATAGGCAggtctgcacagtgatacagacatatgttattaaacacacacttctCAGGCACCTGCTGATGAGCAAactgctggtgttgctaacgtCACTTGCTCGTTAGACTTTCACACCAACCTGCTGCATTAATATGATCACAGGATTCTCtgctctcttcttttttctttggcaAACATTTAGAAAACTGGCACAAAGTTTTAACTCTCCTCCAAAAATATCTTCCACACACTCAAAAATCCACAAGAGTCAGTCCCAGAGGTGGGAGTGAGTCACACCTgtgcaagtcccaagtcactgTGGAGAAAATCAAGCGTGTTGAGTCCCTGCTACAAGTCACATGTCAAGTCATCACAAACTCCTGGAGATAAAATAAGATGATCTGTtcccagtggtggaatgtaactaaatgCATTTACTCAGATACTGTCAGCACAGATCTGAGTCTTCTCTTCTCGTGCCACTTTCTACTTTCTACGAGTcaggtcatgtgactcgagtcctcCATCTCCGGTCACTCCTGTATCATAGTGTCTCTTTAAAAAGGACCTGTTCAGATCCAGGACACTGTGCTCCATCTTTTCCCACCTATCACCTCTGCACGTTGTCCCACCTCCACATGTAGACCAGCTGGTCTCAGGTCAGTATACGTCCCTTAAAGACGTGACGGTGAGGGATCTGGAGAGTTCTACAACGCTGGTCGGACGCCAAGCGGTAAAACTGACTGTCCTGTTTCTAGAAACCATCAGGAAGCCGTTGGAGCTGAAGCGTCCGGGGATGTTTCCCACATCGAGCCAGACGAAAGGAGCAACAGAGGCAGAGTGGAGGGTGACGCTGTAGCCGGTCTGATCCTGCTGCACTTTGGCCTGCGGGGAAACACACAGTGAACATGATGCAATCAGCAGGAAGTTCATTAAGGTTTTAAGTCCCTAATTTAGTCTAATTAAGTGTCATTTTGTTTGCGTGTGTAAAGGCCTTAATTCCTCCCTGaaagtttctttctttttcttagtCGCTGTGTCGCCCCTCCTGTGCACAACAGATTAAAGGATTCCTCCATCGCTGCTTTAAACCtgtgtatgaataaataaacctcCTTGTGAACACGCATTCTTACTGTGATGTTGGGTCTCTGCAGCCCCTGAGTGTCTTTGGGTGAGCACAGGAAGTGGTGGTTGGTGGGACCCTGCTGGGCGCCGGTGCTGTCCTCCAGGTGGAAGGTGAGCAGGCAGGTGAGGTGGGTGCAGTGTCCACATCCTGCCAGCAGGGCGGCGACTGGCTGTTTAAAAACGGTTGCAGCGCTGCCTCCGCGGACCAGGAGCAGGTCGGACTTCAGCGTGCAGACTGGATCCAGATCAGACCAGGAGTACACGGACACCTGAGCCACAAGACAGTAAACACACCTGTGACTCATCCGAGACACAAACATGACCACATGGTTAAATTCAGTTGGCTAGACTTTCAAATGATTTATACACCGatttttatataataataataataataataataataaactccATTTATGtggcacttttctttttacGAAATTAGAGTGCTTTTAAGataaatacatacaataaaaaacaaaataaaatacaaccaacagagataataaaaacataaaaacaccagGAGACcaaataaaatgacattaaaaaaacccccaaataagaccaaataaaataaaacaaaacaaatgagcagagagagatggaacAAACAGCAACGtaataaatattcataaatCCTTTcctataaaataaagttttaagaGTGGATTTCAgtttatgcattttaaaatttaaatgtcaaatgttgGAGAATTGTGTGACAAATGAGaattatttctctttttattagAATCGTATAATGATGAATGTAGATTAAGTTTTTTACTGTTGCTTAATTTATGAGAAACGTTCTCACAACTTGCATTGCacctatatttttttttgccatacagTGAAACACTGAAGCTAAATAcggctttttaaaaattattaattaatttaacagGTGCAATGAAATACAATGAacgttaaaaaaatcattaattaataaataatataagatatataaaaataaaaataaatatttttgccCCTCATCCCAAACCCCTCAGtccaacataaaataaataaataaaataaaataatagtttttcaaaaaatatttaaaaagacaaaaagaaataataataaacaaattaaaaaaagaaaaagaacataaaaattatttatttaagtgaATAAAGTGATCTATAAATACTAGAAACATCTCTCTTAAAACACATGTCGTGGTAGGATTTTGATTCTGTGTCCAGGATGTGAATTTGAAAtcaacatgatgtcatcagtcTCATTTAAGCTTAAATGAGTGTTTAAATTAGCATCACATATTCTTAAATCCAAAAATAATTAGTAATGCTCTAAAAAACATATTCAATATGTTCAAATGTTAGCGCATGTCATGCACTGTGgaattgtttttctgtttttattttaattaaattctgCAGTTTAATCTTCCACAGTGAAGTTAGAAAAACTACACGGAGAGGAAACGAGAAAAGTAATGAATGAAAAAGATATTTGATTATTTGTAACtggcaaaaaaataattaaattatgaTTAATTAGACATCTGTTTTGTAATGCTGTTTTCTATGACTACATggtattgttgttttttaaattgtagtTTATTGTCTGTGCAGCATTATGTAGAAACTGTACTTATGTTGTCTCACTGAATATATTTGAGAGAGatcacttaattttttttataataacatcTCTTGTTCCAGTGGAGTTTGAATCCACCTACTGTATTCTGATTAGACAAAACTAACCTGCAGAATAAATGTGATATAAAGACACAGTTCACCAGTGAAAACTCACCACAGCTCTGAGCGTCAGGTTGTAACTCAGGTCTGAGACGGCGTAGATGAACAGCGTGTCGTCATCCTTGAAGCCGACTGGCAATACGGCAGAGAAAAAGTTCTGTGCAAAATAATGCAGCATTTTCCACTTCCCACcaaactctgcacacacacacacacacacacacacacacacacagagggaatgATGTATGATTATTTAACAACAGTGACCTTTAACCCCGACAGCAGATCCTTTACTAAAGAGAAAAAGTCTTAACACTACACTGTAAAGATGCTCCAAGATGCTGATCTGACGTTCACTCACCGATAGACGACCACGAGGGCGCCTGCCAAATATCGTTGAGCTGCCAGTACAGGGCGCCCATCGTGTGACCTTTGCCCTCAACGATCTCACTCTGACTTCGCCGATAGAACTCCGTCTGAGCCTTCACACACTCAGCCTGCATGACCtggacatgacacatgaggctGTGTATAACagtgtgtgatgatgatgagtgtACAGGAGGAAGGTCATCAGCTCGTGAGTCTGACCTGAGTGACGTAGAGAGTGTCTGTAAATCTCTTCAGAGGATCTGTGGAGTTCGGCAGGAGGAAGTGTAACGCAGCCTGCTGCAACATCTGCTCGTTTCCATCCTGGTGGTGCTGACGATGGGAGGAGAAGTTACTGTTGTAGCTCCAGTCTTCTTTTATGGAAACCTGAAACAAAACAGACGAAACTTTATACCTTCataactttctttttctttaagaaCATGCCTCAAATTTTGACACAAACTGCTGATAAAatcctgcagaaaaacaaaacacgacAGGAAGGGTTTAATGAGTCACCGGCTGCAGAGTGGAGAATGAAGGCCAGGACTGGAAGCCATATTCAGAGGCGAAACGTGTCCGAGGGAAAGTCCTCCAATCCCAGCAGTCCAGGGTGTAGCTGTAGAAGTGTGTGTCTCCATAGTGAGGGTCGTAGGGGTTCGCTGCCACCCAGCTCTCCTGCTCCGATTCAGCTCCGTTTGTCGGACTGGAGATGAGGAACGGGCGACTGTGGTCCTCCTGAAGCAGATGTTAGACGCTCATTTCTTAAAGAATAACAACCTGGACCCTGCTTCCTCTGTTTTTGTATCTCAGGATCAATAAAGGGAACAATGACCTGTGACTTGACTCTCACCTGTTGAACTATCCGCCGTATGTTGTTCACATACAGAGTCACGTAGTCCTTCAGGTAAATGGGCCTCTGGGAAACTGGGATGTTGAACCAGTCTGTCGCCAGAGCAGCTTCGTTTTCATTGTTCCCACTCCAAATTATGATGGAAGGATGAGACTTGAGGCGCTGGACCTGACGAGTTACAGTATAAGAGTACATTTACTGTGAGTACAGGACACAACAACAACCTTCGGGAATGTTCTGAACCAGTCTGAAATGACTCTCGTTACTTTTGTTGGTATTTTAAAACTGCTGTTAACTTGCACAGTCACAGCAGATGATATAAAATGTAGTATACTATGGATAAAAGCTATAAATGTAAAGtaccatttaaataaatacgCTGCTCACCTGTTGGACGACCTCTTCGTTGACTGTCTGAATGAAGTCATCCTCAGTGGGATACATGGCACAGGCAAACATGAAGTCCTGCCAAATCTAAAGAGACAAATCTCTGAGTGTCCATCTGTTCTACAATATGTTCATGAGTCACAGACGTGTCACACAGCGTCAAAAATCAAACAGAAATATATTCATCTGTCCTCAAACAGTCCCACTTCAGTAATGTTATGGAACAGTGAAGCTTCAGAGTGAAAACTGAGAAGACATCTTCCGATTTATGCTTATTTTTGTATCAGTCTTAAAATATCTGACtcagatatagatatataataAAGGACAGAAATCATGTTATAGAAAAAATTGATTGGACGTGTAATTGGACATGTTGCTGTTTGATTTTGAGGACTTTAGGTCAACCCTTCTCTCAGTTGCCATAAAGATGATTTAGAGAAAATAGCAGACCGCTTCAGCATCAGGGACTCTAAACAATTACTTAGAAATGATCTTAAAGTCTTAAGGACTGTTCATTATTTGTAAGGGAGGGGAGAGGCAAAAGGAGGAGGCTTGTCAAATAATTTTCTTAAAGCACTGAGAAGGGGCTtacgttttttattttggctcaggggaggggcatacaaatttaaatggttgtagtttgtaattattttactgCAGATTTTTTAAGGAAACATGCCTTCAAACCTACGTGGGTTTGGTctttctttcaaaatgaacaaaatgacaccacagctccaccctctcatccaacaACGATCACTTCTGGCACCAAAAATCCAAAACGGCAACAGACGAAATGCCGAaatcaaggcttcaaaacaggagtcccaAAACCAATAGGTGATGCCACAGTAGCTATGTACATTTTCTATACAGTCTATAGGTGGATCTGGTCCCAAAAGAAGTCAGTTGAGGTGTTtcgagcatctgatcaggatcctcctgggcacctcctgtaAGAGGTCTTCCCAGCACATccaagtgaaggagttcaagtatcttggggtcttgttcacgagttaGAATAGAATGGAGCGTGAAATGGAATGGCAGTTTGGCATGGCATCCACAGTGATGTGGGTGCTGCACCAGACTGTAGTGGTGAAGAGGAAGCTGAAccagaaggtgaagctttcaaATTACCAATCCGTCTATGTTTCAACCCTCACCTTTCAAATTACCAATCCGTCTATGTttcaaccctcacctatggtcatgagctctgggtagtgaccgaacaaattagatcgtggatacaagtggccgaaataagtttcctctgtagggtgtctgagctcagccttagagaaagGAGGAGCAGCTCAGACATCGGGAGGGAGCTCAGactagagccgctgctccttcacgtctaAAGGGGTCAGTTAAGGCGGTtaagcatctgatcaggatcctcctgggtgcctcctgttagagattttccaggcacatccaactggtaggaggccccggggcagaattccagagggattacatatctcatctggcctgggaacgcctcaggatcccccaggaggagctggaaagcatcacaggggagagggacgtctggagtacaGTGCTCAGTCCTGAGGCCCGGCctcagataagcggatgaaaatggatggatgtggaATAGAGTGCCAAAGATGTGTTTTCGCACATTTACCATCATAAAATGAATCAGAAGACCCATAACCTTGTCCTGCTGGTGTTAAGACCACATTTCCCATAAGCCTCAGTGACCTTCctgatttaaaaatgatgtGTTTGTGGGCTTCCCTTGGCCTTCAGGTCCCTCCACGTGCTTTTGATCTCTTTTTATGCTGATGATTGTCTCCTGTTTAAAGCTAATCtccaaaaataaatgattacAGGTTTATTTTTGTTAGAATTCTGCAGGCAGCACCTGTAAGTACCTGTCCAAAGATTGTGAGATGTCTCAGAAAGAGATTCTTGTTGACTTTgtgatattattatttatatttgtggTGGTAGTAATACTTAGAAGTAATGTAATACTGATACAGGATGATGACAGTAGTTACCATGATTCCCATCTCATCACAGATGCTGTAGAACAGATCCTGCTCGTACACTCCTCCTCCCCAGACCCTGAGAGCGTTCATGCTCGCGTCCACGGCTGACTGCAACAAGTTCCTCAAGCTGCAGGACAAACAGACAGCATCAGTAATAATGTATTCATAACAGAAATACAATCAGAAGTTTAAACACAACCTGTCCTGTGAAGTCAGAAATAAATCTGTacaaagacacagaggagacaaaCTGTGTCTCTGAGAATATCATTATAATCAGTGATTAATATTCTTCTCACCAGGCTGGACTCAAACTAATCAACTCAAAGTCAGCTTTTCAAACTGAACTCACACAGCAGGGGTGACCTGGTCCTGGAAGGAGTGCGCTGGGATCCAGTTGGAGCCTTTGAGGAAAATTGGTTTCCCATTGATGCGGAAATAAAAGCTCAGGCCTGGAGACCCGACGATTGGCTCCTGGACAAGTTCTACCGTCCGAAAATAAACCTGCAGGAGACACTTTCATCAAAACACTAAAACTTTAAAGCACTGACCTCTGtagtttcagtttcagagaCCGCCCTCAACAGTGATGCACAATTTTAATAAAGAGCAACAGGTGTGAAAATCAGCTTGTGTTTTACGTCTTTAAGTAGAAAAAAGACACATATATGTcccttttattgtaaatctgaATTCTTCATTATGTTTTACAtcttattgctctgtaaagcactttgaattgccctgctgtttgaaatgtgctacataaataaagctTCCTTACTTTACCTGTATTTACTGTGTGACTTCATCTTGGACAAGAGGACTGAAAAAGCATTATCATCCTCGGCAGTTTTAAAATTTGCAACCACAGATtttgtcagagaaacactgattttgtaATACaaaacttctttattcagtgtttttaccagttttaatcacctggtctgtttgtttcaaagaggaagagaccactGTGGATAACCAGGAGGTCACGTTTGGCACACACGAAAAGTTTCcgctggttacaatctgcaatcctcaccactagatgccactaaatcctacacactgcttaTTTAAGCCCATTTTACTGCTGCACATATCTCACAGTATAATGTCCTGGGTGAATACATCAGGTAAATGCTTAAATAACATATGAGGAGAATGTATGTGAACTCTGACCTTAGACGTTGTGTTCAGGATCAT includes:
- the manba gene encoding beta-mannosidase isoform X2 yields the protein MTLCGNCVFGVLLCLCFGVLSMFTSVHGSFHVSGSVSLSLTGKWSLCNDNGSVCLPAEVPGCVHSALQRQGFIQDPYFRFNDVSYSWISFDNWTYTTTFTVSTQLRTKQKVLLVFDGVDTVASVWLNGVVIGKTDNMFRRYDFSVRDSLQDGSNVLKVSFMSPVVYASERRKAHSAYRVPPECPPDVQKGECHVNFIRKEQSSFSWDWGPSFPTMGLWKGVRLEAFDVLQLTHVSSVPLHDSSLSQWRVQVELLVDAVQTTNGQITLSIPELDSEQSFYTQFLPGQTKNSFTLHLNTSNQVKLWWPNGHGDQPFYQLTVRGLQDGFMILNTTSKVYFRTVELVQEPIVGSPGLSFYFRINGKPIFLKGSNWIPAHSFQDQVTPAVLRNLLQSAVDASMNALRVWGGGVYEQDLFYSICDEMGIMIWQDFMFACAMYPTEDDFIQTVNEEVVQQVQRLKSHPSIIIWSGNNENEAALATDWFNIPVSQRPIYLKDYVTLYVNNIRRIVQQEDHSRPFLISSPTNGAESEQESWVAANPYDPHYGDTHFYSYTLDCWDWRTFPRTRFASEYGFQSWPSFSTLQPVSIKEDWSYNSNFSSHRQHHQDGNEQMLQQAALHFLLPNSTDPLKRFTDTLYVTQVMQAECVKAQTEFYRRSQSEIVEGKGHTMGALYWQLNDIWQAPSWSSIEFGGKWKMLHYFAQNFFSAVLPVGFKDDDTLFIYAVSDLSYNLTLRAVVCLLSCGSGVRVLLV
- the manba gene encoding beta-mannosidase isoform X1 is translated as MTLCGNCVFGVLLCLCFGVLSMFTSVHGSFHVSGSVSLSLTGKWSLCNDNGSVCLPAEVPGCVHSALQRQGFIQDPYFRFNDVSYSWISFDNWTYTTTFTVSTQLRTKQKVLLVFDGVDTVASVWLNGVVIGKTDNMFRRYDFSVRDSLQDGSNVLKVSFMSPVVYASERRKAHSAYRVPPECPPDVQKGECHVNFIRKEQSSFSWDWGPSFPTMGLWKGVRLEAFDVLQLTHVSSVPLHDSSLSQWRVQVELLVDAVQTTNGQITLSIPELDSEQSFYTQFLPGQTKNSFTLHLNTSNQVKLWWPNGHGDQPFYQLTVRGLQDGFMILNTTSKVYFRTVELVQEPIVGSPGLSFYFRINGKPIFLKGSNWIPAHSFQDQVTPAVLRNLLQSAVDASMNALRVWGGGVYEQDLFYSICDEMGIMIWQDFMFACAMYPTEDDFIQTVNEEVVQQVQRLKSHPSIIIWSGNNENEAALATDWFNIPVSQRPIYLKDYVTLYVNNIRRIVQQEDHSRPFLISSPTNGAESEQESWVAANPYDPHYGDTHFYSYTLDCWDWRTFPRTRFASEYGFQSWPSFSTLQPVSIKEDWSYNSNFSSHRQHHQDGNEQMLQQAALHFLLPNSTDPLKRFTDTLYVTQVMQAECVKAQTEFYRRSQSEIVEGKGHTMGALYWQLNDIWQAPSWSSIEFGGKWKMLHYFAQNFFSAVLPVGFKDDDTLFIYAVSDLSYNLTLRAVVSVYSWSDLDPVCTLKSDLLLVRGGSAATVFKQPVAALLAGCGHCTHLTCLLTFHLEDSTGAQQGPTNHHFLCSPKDTQGLQRPNITAKVQQDQTGYSVTLHSASVAPFVWLDVGNIPGRFSSNGFLMVSRNRTVSFTAWRPTSVVELSRSLTVTSLRDVY